One Niabella beijingensis DNA window includes the following coding sequences:
- the smc gene encoding chromosome segregation protein SMC, translating to MRLKSLEIKGFKSFADKTVVNFDDNITGIVGPNGCGKSNIVDSIRWVIGEQKISALRSENLDSLVFNGSKTRSASGLAEVSLTFENTKNLLPTEFSTVRITRKFYKSGESEYRLNDVQCRLKDIQNLFMDTGVSTDSYAIIALDMVDDLIKDKDNSRRRMLEQAAGISIYKTRKKEAKQKLDATEQDLNRIEDLLFEINNQLKALESQAKKAEKYHEIKKEYREVSIELAKAALEGFNLTYKELNEQQQAETDKSVRLEAEIATAEAHIEQEKLVFIEKERALQSMQAAYNELVQQVRTKEGDKNLAVQRLQYLKERETGLQEFLSKSDAQLKGIEESIGFTQQQVGDEEKAYEGLTEQLENFRDEVTRKRNILDEQRHGVDSLRMEYQQVQREQFEAEKKVAVADTSVQNLQRAIHQIEDESAQREEHLQKVQSDHALKERELEEKNASLEQLQAHHDHTKEQILQTQGIVEELRNKLADENRTLDAKRNEHDLLKSMIDSMEGYPESVKFLHNNKEWNTQAPILSDILYVKEEYRTALENVLEPYLNYYVVEDLQQGLQAVHLLSDQKKGKANFFLLNKIEADNSNGHSLQGAIPALEVIEVEARYRKLAEHLLGNVFIAEGEEALENSNGSVVIEKQGKFVKGKFTLTGGSVGLIEGKKIGRVKNLEKLQEDIAAQDEVVQNLRAQIQARHNEVIAFNEDLRENAIKETQKEIQELTNAVFALQNRSENLQSQQGTAKNRVEELTEQLQNTQSSVAGVRQSLAEFTEILQQNANKLSEAEETFKQAEGGYQEATTQFNEFNLNVTRQQSKVTALKQELNFKTNQLDELKRQIEQSTTQLSDTGGEIISSESALKEVEETLLNLIRSREQDQQTLNEADQSYYNMRNVLNEKESELRHKIREKEQVEHLLAAIKDKLNELKLQLAGTRERLNVEFKIQIEDILDDPRSSETAVEELQEKADRMKKRLENLGEVNPTAIEAFTEMKKRYEFIVEQKSDLVNAKESLLKTIEEVEATANQKFLDTFNQVRENFQKVFKSLFTEDDQCDLVLENPENLADTGIDVVAKPKGKRPTSLTQLSGGERTLTATALLFAIYLIKPAPFCILDEVDAPLDDANVGKFTNMIRQFSQNSQFIIVTHNKTTMSTVDVIYGVTMQEPGVSKLVSVDFRSLAAQN from the coding sequence GTGCGCTTAAAAAGTCTTGAAATAAAAGGGTTTAAAAGTTTTGCCGATAAAACGGTCGTTAATTTCGACGACAATATTACCGGCATTGTGGGACCGAACGGTTGCGGAAAATCCAATATTGTGGACAGCATCCGCTGGGTGATCGGGGAACAGAAGATCAGCGCCCTCCGGAGCGAGAACCTGGATTCGCTGGTGTTTAACGGATCGAAAACCCGTTCGGCAAGCGGATTGGCAGAGGTGAGTCTGACCTTTGAGAATACCAAGAACCTGCTGCCTACCGAATTCAGCACCGTGCGCATTACCCGCAAATTTTATAAAAGCGGGGAAAGTGAATACCGGCTGAATGATGTGCAGTGCCGGCTGAAGGATATCCAGAACCTGTTTATGGATACCGGGGTGAGTACGGACTCTTATGCCATCATTGCCCTGGACATGGTGGATGACCTTATCAAAGACAAGGACAACAGCCGCCGCCGGATGCTGGAGCAGGCTGCCGGTATTTCCATTTATAAGACGCGTAAAAAAGAGGCCAAGCAAAAGCTGGATGCTACCGAGCAGGACCTGAACCGGATCGAAGACCTGCTGTTTGAGATCAACAACCAGCTGAAGGCCCTGGAAAGTCAGGCTAAAAAAGCAGAAAAATACCACGAGATAAAAAAAGAATACCGTGAGGTAAGCATTGAACTGGCCAAAGCGGCACTGGAAGGGTTTAACCTTACCTATAAAGAACTGAATGAACAGCAGCAGGCGGAGACGGATAAGTCGGTACGACTGGAAGCGGAGATTGCTACTGCCGAAGCGCATATAGAGCAGGAGAAGCTGGTGTTTATTGAAAAAGAACGCGCCCTGCAAAGCATGCAGGCCGCCTATAACGAGCTGGTACAACAGGTGCGCACCAAAGAGGGCGATAAGAACCTGGCCGTACAACGCCTGCAATACCTGAAAGAACGGGAAACCGGTCTGCAGGAATTCCTTTCCAAATCCGACGCACAACTAAAGGGCATCGAAGAAAGCATCGGCTTTACACAACAGCAGGTGGGTGATGAAGAAAAAGCATATGAGGGACTCACGGAACAACTGGAGAATTTCCGGGATGAAGTGACCCGCAAACGTAACATACTGGATGAGCAGCGCCACGGTGTGGACAGTCTGCGTATGGAATACCAGCAGGTGCAGCGCGAACAGTTTGAGGCGGAGAAGAAAGTAGCGGTAGCCGATACTTCGGTACAGAACCTGCAACGGGCCATTCACCAGATCGAGGATGAATCGGCGCAACGGGAAGAACACTTACAAAAAGTACAATCCGATCACGCCCTGAAGGAACGGGAGCTGGAAGAAAAGAACGCTTCCCTGGAACAGCTGCAGGCACATCACGATCATACCAAGGAACAGATCCTGCAAACACAGGGTATTGTGGAAGAGCTGCGCAATAAGCTGGCAGATGAAAACCGTACCCTGGATGCAAAGCGGAATGAACACGACCTGCTGAAAAGTATGATCGATTCGATGGAGGGCTACCCCGAAAGCGTAAAATTCCTGCACAACAATAAAGAATGGAATACCCAGGCGCCCATCCTTTCTGATATTCTTTATGTAAAAGAAGAATACCGCACGGCGCTGGAGAATGTGCTGGAACCTTATCTGAACTATTACGTAGTGGAAGACCTGCAACAGGGACTGCAGGCCGTTCATCTGCTGAGCGATCAGAAAAAAGGGAAGGCCAATTTCTTTTTGCTGAATAAGATTGAAGCGGATAACAGCAATGGTCACAGTTTACAGGGCGCCATCCCGGCGCTGGAAGTGATCGAGGTGGAGGCACGATACCGCAAGCTGGCAGAACACCTGCTGGGCAATGTATTTATTGCAGAAGGAGAAGAAGCGCTGGAGAACAGCAACGGTTCTGTAGTGATCGAAAAACAGGGCAAGTTTGTAAAAGGCAAGTTCACCCTTACCGGTGGCAGCGTGGGCCTGATCGAAGGAAAGAAGATCGGCCGGGTAAAGAACCTGGAAAAACTGCAGGAAGATATAGCGGCGCAGGATGAAGTGGTACAAAACCTGCGGGCGCAGATACAGGCAAGGCACAATGAAGTGATCGCCTTTAATGAAGACCTGCGCGAAAATGCCATCAAAGAAACGCAGAAGGAGATCCAGGAACTGACCAACGCGGTATTTGCATTGCAGAACCGGTCGGAGAACCTGCAAAGCCAGCAGGGTACTGCAAAGAACCGGGTAGAAGAACTTACAGAGCAATTACAGAATACACAAAGCTCGGTTGCCGGTGTACGGCAGTCGCTGGCGGAATTTACCGAAATCCTGCAGCAGAATGCCAACAAGCTTTCTGAAGCAGAAGAGACGTTTAAACAGGCCGAAGGCGGATACCAGGAAGCTACAACACAGTTTAACGAATTTAACCTGAACGTAACCCGGCAGCAAAGCAAAGTGACAGCCCTGAAGCAGGAACTGAATTTTAAGACCAACCAGCTGGACGAACTGAAGCGCCAGATCGAACAAAGCACGACCCAGTTATCGGATACCGGCGGCGAGATCATCAGTTCTGAGAGCGCCCTGAAAGAGGTCGAAGAAACATTGCTGAACCTGATCCGCAGCCGCGAACAGGACCAGCAAACATTGAACGAAGCCGATCAGTCGTACTACAATATGCGGAACGTGCTGAACGAAAAAGAAAGCGAACTGCGGCATAAGATCCGTGAGAAGGAGCAGGTAGAGCATTTGCTGGCAGCCATTAAAGACAAATTGAATGAGCTGAAGCTGCAGCTGGCCGGCACACGGGAGCGGCTGAACGTGGAGTTCAAGATCCAGATCGAAGATATCCTGGATGATCCGCGCAGTTCGGAAACAGCCGTGGAAGAATTGCAGGAAAAGGCCGACCGGATGAAAAAGCGGCTGGAGAACCTTGGTGAAGTGAACCCTACGGCCATTGAAGCATTTACGGAAATGAAGAAGCGCTATGAGTTTATTGTAGAACAGAAAAGCGACCTGGTAAATGCAAAGGAAAGCCTGTTAAAGACCATTGAAGAAGTAGAAGCTACGGCCAACCAGAAATTCCTCGATACCTTTAACCAGGTGCGGGAGAATTTTCAGAAAGTATTTAAATCGCTGTTTACAGAGGACGATCAGTGTGACCTTGTACTGGAGAACCCGGAAAACCTTGCAGATACGGGGATCGATGTAGTGGCAAAACCAAAAGGGAAACGCCCGACCTCATTAACACAGCTGAGCGGGGGAGAACGGACCCTGACGGCAACCGCGCTGTTGTTTGCCATCTACCTGATCAAACCGGCACCGTTCTGTATCCTCGATGAGGTGGATGCTCCGCTGGATGATGCCAACGTGGGCAAGTTCACCAATATGATCCGCCAGTTCAGTCAGAATTCCCAGTTCATTATCGTTACGCACAACAAAACCACGATGAGCACGGTGGATGTGATCTATGGGGTAACGATGCAGGAGCCGGGTGTAAGCAAACTGGTAAGCGTGGATTTTCGCAGCCTTGCGGCACAGAATTAG
- a CDS encoding GNAT family N-acetyltransferase, translating to MILPAVPGQYPRLLAIWESAVHATHDFLRREDFDYYKARMPEYFGMVRLFVYRDVTTGTLTGFLGITDKQVQMLFVDEAARGKGVGKQLLEHAVTLGCDAVDVNEQNIQAIGFYLHQRFEITGRAATDGAGKPYPLLHLKKVSAS from the coding sequence ATGATCTTGCCGGCCGTTCCCGGACAGTATCCGAGGCTTCTAGCGATATGGGAATCTGCAGTGCATGCCACGCACGATTTTCTCCGCCGGGAAGATTTTGATTATTACAAGGCGCGGATGCCGGAATATTTCGGAATGGTGCGGTTGTTTGTTTACCGGGATGTGACCACCGGCACGCTGACCGGCTTTCTTGGTATAACGGACAAACAGGTTCAAATGCTTTTTGTAGATGAGGCCGCGCGGGGAAAGGGTGTGGGAAAGCAGCTGCTGGAGCATGCAGTAACGCTGGGATGCGATGCCGTTGATGTAAACGAGCAGAATATACAGGCGATCGGTTTTTACCTGCACCAGCGATTTGAAATTACCGGGCGTGCTGCTACCGATGGTGCCGGCAAGCCCTACCCGTTGCTGCACCTGAAAAAGGTTTCTGCTTCTTAG
- a CDS encoding carboxypeptidase-like regulatory domain-containing protein, translating into MWRILFILLTGTTLLPAAAIGQTHLRGNIFLYTNDTPVPGASVTNLTSGKTTVATPAGTYVIEAKNRDLVVFSFTGMTSDTVKVEEQLLKTGYDVGLKEDPRTLRTVTVSSNYQLDSLRRRKEYSDYFEKGPGITGGNRPSDGFGISVSPISHFSKKAKEQRKFRKQLIKNEEEAYIDYVFSPGWVSRLTGLKNDSLQQFMYQYRPSYQLARTLDRPSMTAYINDRYKEFIRRKK; encoded by the coding sequence ATGTGGCGCATCCTTTTCATACTACTTACGGGAACAACGCTGTTGCCTGCAGCGGCTATCGGACAAACTCACCTCAGAGGCAATATTTTTTTATACACCAACGACACACCGGTGCCCGGAGCTTCGGTCACCAATCTGACCAGCGGAAAGACCACCGTGGCGACACCTGCCGGTACTTATGTGATTGAAGCAAAGAACCGGGATCTTGTTGTTTTTTCGTTTACCGGCATGACCAGCGATACGGTGAAGGTGGAAGAGCAGTTATTAAAAACAGGCTATGATGTAGGCCTTAAAGAGGATCCCCGCACGTTACGGACGGTTACGGTGTCCAGTAATTATCAGCTGGATTCCTTACGGCGCCGGAAAGAATACAGTGATTATTTCGAAAAAGGGCCGGGCATTACCGGTGGCAATCGTCCTTCGGACGGATTTGGAATTTCTGTAAGTCCCATCAGCCATTTTTCCAAAAAGGCAAAGGAGCAGCGTAAATTCAGGAAGCAGCTGATCAAGAATGAAGAGGAAGCCTATATTGATTATGTTTTTTCACCGGGCTGGGTAAGCCGGCTTACCGGTTTAAAAAATGATTCGCTGCAGCAATTCATGTACCAGTACCGTCCCTCCTATCAACTGGCGCGGACGCTTGACCGGCCCAGTATGACTGCCTATATTAATGACCGGTATAAAGAATTTATCCGCAGAAAAAAATAA
- a CDS encoding S9 family peptidase: protein MKQYILLAGLFSLCTQLPAQEKKVLTSADYDRAVSTMSGGPAAKAYNSMTVNPQWLKDGRLWYRVPGTAQYVYIDPAARNARPVTSTEAPAEPRSSDRRPAPPQSVVSPDGKKAVYIKDWNLWVKDMDAGTDRQLTTDGIKDFGYATDNAGWKHSDRPVVLWSPDSKKIATFQQDQRHVEDMYLVRTKVGAPELEQWKYPLPGDSAIIKIQRVVIDAEKGTTVRFKMEPDERRGTLCDDIACDGDLGDTEWSTDGTQLAFVSVSRDHKIARFRIAATATGEVRTVFEEKVPTQYESGQGMTNWRFLPETNEAIWYSERSGWGHLYLYDLTTGTVKQQITKGDFVVTKMLQVNPGKRQLLFEAKGKDPGENPYFSHYYITDFSGKSVTALTPEPGNHSIVLSPDGNYFTDRYSTPLIPPVVKLKNNSGKTLHELGTVELDKLKNAGWQAPEVFTVKSASQQFDLYGLLYKPHHLDPSKKYPVVLYIYPGPQGGSVGSWSFSAASGDFQALAELGFIVVRLEGSCNPNRSKAFHDACYGNMGENTLPDQIAGLRQLAEKNRFMDLDRVGIWGHSGGGFATAAAMFKYPEFFKVGIAESGNHDNRNYEDDWGERYIGLLEGDNYEKQANQLYAGNLQGKLLLVTGGMDDNVPPYNTYLVAEDLIKANKSFDLLVFPNARHGYGADSYYMTRRRWDYFVQHLLGAVPPKDYKITIQ from the coding sequence ATGAAGCAATATATACTACTGGCAGGGCTTTTCAGCCTTTGTACCCAGCTGCCTGCCCAGGAAAAAAAAGTACTGACCAGCGCCGACTATGATCGCGCGGTGAGCACTATGAGCGGCGGCCCCGCGGCCAAAGCGTATAATTCCATGACGGTAAACCCGCAATGGCTGAAGGATGGCCGGTTGTGGTACCGGGTGCCGGGCACTGCACAGTATGTGTACATTGATCCCGCCGCCCGGAATGCCCGGCCGGTTACGAGCACAGAAGCACCTGCGGAACCGCGTTCTTCAGACAGAAGACCGGCTCCGCCGCAAAGCGTGGTATCGCCGGATGGGAAGAAAGCGGTATACATTAAAGACTGGAATCTTTGGGTAAAGGATATGGACGCCGGTACCGACAGGCAGCTCACCACCGACGGGATAAAGGACTTCGGGTACGCCACGGATAACGCGGGCTGGAAACATTCCGACCGGCCCGTTGTACTATGGTCGCCGGACAGTAAAAAGATCGCCACCTTTCAGCAGGATCAGCGGCATGTAGAAGATATGTACCTGGTGCGCACAAAAGTAGGCGCTCCGGAACTGGAGCAATGGAAATACCCCCTTCCGGGCGACAGTGCCATCATAAAAATACAACGGGTGGTGATCGATGCGGAAAAAGGAACCACCGTCCGTTTTAAAATGGAGCCCGATGAACGGAGGGGCACGCTTTGTGATGATATTGCCTGCGACGGAGATCTGGGCGACACGGAATGGAGCACCGATGGAACACAACTGGCCTTTGTATCCGTAAGCCGCGATCATAAGATCGCCCGCTTCCGTATCGCTGCTACTGCTACCGGTGAAGTGCGTACGGTGTTTGAAGAAAAAGTGCCTACACAATATGAATCCGGCCAGGGAATGACGAACTGGAGGTTTTTGCCGGAAACGAATGAGGCGATCTGGTATTCCGAGCGCAGCGGCTGGGGGCATTTGTACCTGTATGATCTGACCACCGGCACGGTAAAACAGCAAATCACCAAAGGCGATTTTGTAGTAACAAAAATGCTGCAGGTAAACCCGGGGAAAAGACAGCTCCTTTTTGAGGCCAAAGGAAAAGATCCGGGTGAAAATCCCTATTTCAGTCATTATTATATTACTGATTTCAGCGGAAAAAGCGTAACAGCACTGACCCCGGAGCCGGGCAACCATTCCATCGTGCTGTCGCCGGATGGTAATTATTTCACCGACCGGTATTCCACCCCGCTTATTCCGCCCGTGGTAAAACTGAAAAACAACAGTGGAAAAACCCTTCACGAACTGGGAACAGTGGAGCTGGATAAGCTGAAGAACGCCGGATGGCAGGCGCCGGAAGTGTTTACGGTAAAATCCGCCAGTCAGCAGTTTGATCTCTACGGATTGTTATATAAGCCGCATCACCTGGATCCTTCAAAGAAATATCCGGTGGTATTGTACATCTACCCCGGTCCGCAGGGGGGCAGTGTAGGCAGCTGGTCGTTCAGCGCTGCCAGCGGCGACTTCCAGGCGCTTGCTGAATTGGGATTTATCGTGGTGCGACTGGAAGGCAGTTGTAATCCCAACCGCTCGAAAGCGTTTCACGATGCCTGTTACGGAAATATGGGCGAGAATACGCTTCCGGACCAGATCGCCGGGCTGCGGCAGCTGGCAGAAAAGAACCGCTTTATGGACCTGGACCGGGTAGGGATATGGGGGCATTCCGGTGGCGGATTTGCCACGGCCGCCGCCATGTTTAAATACCCGGAATTCTTTAAAGTAGGTATTGCCGAATCCGGCAATCATGATAACCGGAACTATGAGGACGACTGGGGCGAACGCTATATCGGTTTGCTGGAAGGGGATAATTATGAAAAGCAGGCCAACCAGCTGTATGCCGGCAACCTGCAGGGAAAATTATTGCTGGTTACCGGAGGAATGGACGATAATGTGCCGCCCTATAATACCTACCTGGTAGCGGAGGACCTGATAAAGGCCAATAAATCCTTTGACCTGCTGGTATTCCCCAATGCGCGGCATGGCTATGGTGCCGATTCGTATTATATGACCCGCCGCCGCTGGGACTATTTTGTGCAGCATCTTTTAGGAGCAGTGCCTCCCAAGGATTATAAGATAACGATTCAATAA
- a CDS encoding helix-turn-helix domain-containing protein — translation MEKKIHEGRNVKRFREMLGIKQETLALELGDDWNQKKISILETKETIDVPLLQQISTVLKIPVEAFQNFDEEQAIVNIQNNYEGANSGSGTLNNNASYVDCTFNPIDKLVQLHEEKIALYERMLKEKDEMMAELNKLIPAK, via the coding sequence ATGGAGAAAAAGATACACGAAGGCCGTAACGTAAAGCGCTTCCGCGAAATGCTGGGCATTAAACAGGAAACACTGGCCCTGGAACTAGGCGACGACTGGAACCAAAAGAAAATATCCATACTGGAAACCAAAGAAACCATTGATGTGCCCTTGCTGCAACAGATATCCACTGTATTAAAAATACCTGTGGAAGCGTTTCAGAATTTTGATGAGGAACAGGCTATTGTCAATATTCAAAATAATTATGAAGGAGCTAACTCGGGAAGTGGCACACTGAATAACAATGCTAGTTATGTGGACTGCACCTTTAATCCTATTGATAAATTGGTTCAACTGCATGAGGAAAAAATTGCGTTGTATGAAAGGATGTTGAAGGAGAAGGATGAGATGATGGCCGAATTAAACAAGCTAATACCTGCGAAGTAA